The Chryseobacterium geocarposphaerae genome has a window encoding:
- a CDS encoding dihydroorotase — MKILIKNAQIVNEGKIIESDILIENDLISKIDSNISEEADQIIHASGKYLLPGVIDDQVHFREPGLTHKGDIESESRAAIAGGTTSFIDQPNTVPNAVTQELLADKYEIASQKSFANYGFMMGGTNDNLEEVLKTNPRNVPGIKLFLGSSTGNMLVDNPETLENIFSNTKMLIAVHCEDEATIRANTQKYLDEYGEDIPVKFHHLIRSEEACYKSSSKAIELAKKTGARLHVFHLSTAIETELFRNDIPLKDKKITAEVCVHHLTFINEDYETRGGLIKWNPAVKTQKDKDGLWEALLDDRIDVIATDHAPHTWEEKQNVYTKCPSGAPLVQHSLVVMLENYRNGKISLERIVEKMAHNPAILFRIEKRGFIREGYKADLVLVDLNENWTVEKDNILYKCGWSPLEGMNFHSKVTHTFVNGNLVYENGEINEQKFGERLLFEVQD, encoded by the coding sequence ATGAAAATTCTTATAAAAAATGCACAAATCGTTAACGAAGGAAAAATTATTGAAAGCGATATTCTTATCGAAAACGATTTGATTTCTAAAATAGATTCTAATATTTCTGAAGAAGCAGATCAGATAATTCACGCTTCAGGAAAGTATCTTTTGCCAGGAGTTATTGATGATCAGGTACATTTTCGTGAACCGGGCTTGACGCATAAAGGAGATATTGAAAGTGAATCCAGGGCGGCAATTGCGGGAGGAACGACCAGCTTTATTGACCAGCCGAATACTGTTCCGAATGCGGTAACTCAGGAATTGCTGGCTGATAAATATGAAATTGCTTCTCAAAAATCATTTGCTAATTACGGTTTTATGATGGGGGGAACCAATGATAATCTTGAAGAAGTTTTAAAAACCAATCCCAGAAATGTTCCCGGAATCAAATTGTTTCTAGGGTCATCTACAGGAAATATGCTGGTTGACAATCCGGAAACCCTGGAGAATATTTTCAGTAATACCAAAATGCTGATTGCTGTTCATTGCGAAGATGAAGCTACGATCAGAGCCAATACCCAAAAATATCTGGATGAATACGGTGAAGATATTCCTGTGAAGTTTCATCATCTGATCAGAAGTGAGGAAGCCTGCTATAAATCTTCTTCAAAAGCTATTGAATTGGCAAAGAAAACCGGAGCCAGACTTCACGTTTTCCATTTGTCAACAGCAATTGAAACGGAACTTTTCCGAAATGATATTCCTTTAAAAGATAAAAAAATTACTGCTGAAGTTTGTGTTCATCATTTGACTTTTATCAATGAAGATTATGAAACCAGAGGAGGATTAATCAAATGGAATCCGGCGGTAAAAACTCAGAAGGACAAAGACGGGCTTTGGGAAGCATTGTTGGATGACAGAATTGATGTAATCGCAACAGATCACGCACCTCACACCTGGGAAGAGAAACAGAATGTGTATACAAAGTGTCCTTCGGGAGCACCTTTGGTACAACATTCTTTGGTAGTGATGCTGGAAAATTACAGAAACGGAAAAATTTCTTTGGAAAGAATCGTTGAAAAAATGGCTCACAATCCTGCAATTCTGTTCAGAATTGAAAAGAGAGGTTTCATCAGAGAAGGTTATAAAGCTGATTTGGTTCTGGTAGATTTAAATGAAAACTGGACGGTGGAAAAAGATAATATTCTTTATAAATGTGGATGGAGTCCTCTGGAAGGAATGAATTTCCATTCTAAAGTGACCCACACTTTTGTTAATGGAAACCTGGTTTACGAAAACGGGGAAATAAACGAACAAAAATTCGGAGAGCGCTTGCTTTTTGAAGTTCAGGACTAA